From the genome of Pukyongia salina, one region includes:
- a CDS encoding DUF1501 domain-containing protein → MCTNHNFKKKEATKDQKLIHDQEHAEWSRRSFIQALGLAGGGSIMLGNAAVTASKPSPLSVALAESETDRIMVIIRLKGGNDGLNTIVPIYDYATYANLRPTIRHQQSELTNLNADFAIPNYMSSLEAMWGEGQMKVVHGVGYPQQNLSHFRSSDIWASAADTVIEPTGWWGRYYEHLYPDYLINPPEVPPAIQIGSIGNLVFEGQETNYAFSVANPQQLESVAQNGQIHDLLDIPECVYGDKLFFMRSTTNTTFTYAGVINDAYMNSTNQATYSDEDLASQMSIVARMIKGGLGTKVYMVTLGSFDTHANQPDEHRALLEDLSDTLQSFYTDLEAAEMQNDVLCMTISEFGRRPYENGSNGTDHGAASPVLLFGPGLNGNGFVGTHPDLLTWDSHDNLIPTADFRSVYSSVLTNWFCLDPTVIDLILLNENYPELDLGINCDSLSNTDFGNVTTFVHAPVYKNNRVYIEMNMTNTSHIDLKLYDIMGKELGTLKNEVLFPGVHSVDVKAALGSRLSFGQYIYRISMGGQFYSKSLLIK, encoded by the coding sequence ATGTGTACGAATCATAATTTTAAGAAAAAAGAAGCTACCAAGGACCAAAAGCTTATTCACGATCAGGAACATGCCGAATGGAGCAGAAGATCATTTATCCAGGCGCTGGGGCTTGCCGGTGGAGGTAGTATCATGTTGGGGAATGCTGCAGTAACAGCCTCCAAACCTTCTCCGCTTTCAGTGGCACTCGCCGAAAGCGAAACAGATCGTATCATGGTAATTATAAGGCTCAAAGGAGGAAATGACGGCTTGAACACCATAGTACCCATTTACGATTATGCCACCTATGCCAATTTGCGACCAACGATCCGGCATCAACAAAGCGAACTTACAAACCTGAATGCAGACTTTGCCATTCCCAATTATATGAGTAGCCTCGAAGCCATGTGGGGAGAAGGGCAAATGAAAGTGGTACACGGTGTTGGATATCCGCAGCAGAATCTATCTCATTTTCGTTCATCGGATATCTGGGCTTCGGCAGCAGATACGGTCATCGAACCTACCGGATGGTGGGGCCGCTATTATGAACATCTGTATCCGGACTACCTCATAAATCCCCCGGAAGTTCCACCTGCAATACAGATTGGAAGCATAGGCAACCTGGTATTTGAAGGCCAGGAAACTAATTATGCGTTTTCTGTTGCCAATCCGCAACAATTGGAGAGCGTCGCCCAAAACGGGCAAATTCACGACCTCTTGGATATCCCAGAATGTGTATATGGTGATAAATTATTCTTTATGCGCTCCACCACAAATACAACCTTTACCTACGCAGGTGTGATCAACGACGCATACATGAACTCGACGAATCAAGCCACTTATAGCGACGAAGATCTGGCCAGCCAAATGTCTATTGTGGCAAGGATGATCAAAGGAGGGTTGGGGACCAAAGTATATATGGTCACCCTGGGAAGTTTCGATACACATGCCAACCAGCCCGATGAGCACAGGGCGTTACTGGAAGACCTGTCTGATACTTTACAAAGTTTCTATACAGATCTGGAAGCAGCCGAAATGCAGAATGATGTGCTCTGTATGACCATTTCCGAATTTGGCCGAAGACCTTATGAGAATGGTTCTAATGGTACAGACCACGGCGCTGCTTCGCCTGTTCTTTTATTCGGGCCGGGGCTTAATGGAAATGGATTTGTGGGAACCCATCCCGACCTGTTAACCTGGGACAGCCATGATAATCTCATCCCTACGGCCGATTTCCGTTCTGTCTATTCCAGCGTACTTACCAATTGGTTTTGTTTGGATCCAACAGTGATCGATCTTATTCTGCTTAATGAGAATTACCCCGAACTGGACCTGGGAATTAATTGTGATTCGTTGTCGAATACCGATTTTGGCAATGTAACCACTTTCGTTCATGCGCCGGTGTATAAAAATAACAGGGTATACATTGAAATGAACATGACCAACACCAGCCATATCGATCTAAAGCTCTACGATATAATGGGAAAAGAACTGGGAACCCTTAAAAATGAAGTGCTGTTCCCCGGTGTACATTCGGTAGATGTTAAAGCTGCATTAGGCTCCAGGCTAAGTTTTGGACAGTATATATACCGAATTTCTATGGGAGGCCAGTTTTACAGTAAATCACTCCTTATCAAATAG